The DNA segment AAGTGAATATGCCTGAGGCTGGGCAGCGATCACATATTCATTAAGCTCAGAGATGGTGAGTGGCTCAATTTTCTGGACATGAGCTACCTTTGACGACGCTGCCGTCTGCTCTGTGCCATCAGCTCAGTCTGGTAGGGGTTATTAAGTGGGAGAAGACAGTCAAAGAAAGAGGAAATCAGATGCCAATACAATCTAAGTGGACGAAATGGTGTTTAAAATGAGTGGTACTTACTTGTCAAACTTCTCTTTTCCTAGAGCTGTCTCAGTGTCAAAGTAAATATGTGTTCCAGATGTTAAGCTCAGAAATAGCCGGCCTACAAAGAATACATCAAATTTATGTGAAGTTATATCCggtcaaaaacaaattatatgcAATGCATTACTCCAAAGCtatattaaaatgaataaactaCACATAGTAAAATTTACAACCTCCAACTATCTTTGGATTAATGCTGGTGGCAAGGACAATTTTTGGCTCACttctgtagctttaaaattatttatgaaagGAAATAGCTAAGGAGTCAAATATACTGACACAGAGGGTTACATCCCTGAAAAAAATGCAATGATGTTGAGACAACAGTAGGCATACGTATGAATATAGACTATAACCACTCGAGATTAAACAATCCTAAGTACCTCTCTAGACGTAGAGTAAGCGCATTACATGTTGAGACCCCTGTGAACGGTCGTTGATTGTGCTCCTGACTGCACTTACCTCACCAAGTATGTCTAAAAAATTGTTAAGTGGAAATCTGTAAGTATGTGATATAACAGAAACCAACTAACtcctaaaatcataaaaacataCCAGGTAGCTGTCTGTTGGTGTTCGCCTAAGCACGTAGTTGGTCCGACGGACGAAACCCGGAAAAGTTCAGTTGGTTTCGGCTTTGTGGATTCCGTCAACTTTTCAAAAGAAGTGGCATTATTGAAGCGTATGGCAAGAGGGGGGGGGGCATCAGGGAGTCGGAAAAAGTGTTCAGTACTGCAGAGAACTAAGGTTTGCTAAGATCCTCTGTGTGGCTTTTCGGAGTAACTAAGATCCTATAATCTGCAACTAAACTTTATATAGAAGATTCTCACTTCTCACAAACGTTTTATGTAAAAATCAAAAGGCTAATtttatctgaaaaataaaacCTTTTAATACACATGTGaccattaaattaaaaaaagatatcaAACATACGATTCATGTGAATATTAGAGCATATTAAATAACTTCATGGGTTAACTAACCTTTAAACTTTTATCTGCTAGAACCAGGAGCAAAGTTGATTTTCCAGAATCTGGTCGTTCTAATAGCAAAGTCATCCGTCGAGATGTTTAGTGCTTTAATAATCTCACTGATATCTTCAAAATCATTCGCTTGTGTGTTCTTCTGGAAACATGTAAGAATATAGTCAGAAAAGAGATATTAACAACTGGAAAAAAAAGGAAGTGGAGACCTTGTTGTTGGAGCTCGTCATTGGGCCGAGAAGCTAGGTGTACTTTTCTGAAGATTTTCATCTCTTTGATAGCTTTCCTGGTAATGGCGGCCGGTTACATATGAAGATGGTGAGGTCGGTTACATGCTATAGAGTGGGAGGAGTGGGATGAAGCTAGTAAATGAACGGATTTAAGGGGCAAATCAATGGAGTAAGAAGGCGTTACAGGAGATTCATCGGAGGAGGAGGCTTTAGCGTCAGAGAAGGGTTGGCTAAAAGTAAGAGAAGAAGCCCTAATAAAACACGAAGCCCAAACCAACTTAACACGCCGATGACGTGGCTATTTGCTGCATTACTACTGGACGATTTTTTCATCCGACGTGGCATGCTTCAGAGGGCTTTATATTTAGCTTTTAGTATAGTTTAGATTTTGCAATGTTATAAAATTCCGTCTAGACAATAAATCCTTAATAAGCAAAACATTTTTCTAAAATGAGATTTAAACAATATTTGTATTGAATTCTTAAATATTGGTATTTTGTATctaaattgtgttgatttttttgGTTAGAAAGTACTTTATAGAATGTACCATGAGAAAACTATtagataaacataaaataaaataaaataaaagatgtctaattaaataaactttttagaAAATTGGTAAATTGatgttaagaaaaaaagagagggtGAGTTGACAATAATATTAgttagttataaaaaaaaaccaaaatagtaTTAGTTTTACTTTTATCTCCTAGAAGAAGATTAAGTCTATCCGTCTATAAAAGCCTGTATACGTATAAAAAGCTAGGACGAGAAATTGACCTAAGCTTTCTCTCGCTGTCTCTTTTACCTTGCCTCCTTAGTTCCTTGAGCTAGAAGCTTCCCCGTCGTGAGTGTGCACTTTGGTTGCGGTTTAGATATGCCACCTCGTTCTGCGTCCAAGCCGTCCAAGAAACGGAGTAACCCTGATTCAGTTACCTCTTCAGCCACTGGTCCCGTTCCCTCAGGTACCACAATAACATAGCTCGCCTTAGGGTTTATATCATAGAAACTTGGAATTCGCTTTTTGTGATTTTCATCTTTAGTCTAAGAAAAACTCGATGTTATGGGCTTTTGTACTTGGTTATGACAACAATCTTTGTGTTTGTTACAGCTTCTAGTAAGAAAAAGGCGTCCAAAGAGGTGGATGGAACAGATAAATTGTTTGATAAGTATGCTAATGCATCTTCTGGTGTCATTGAGTAAGTTCAAAATATCACATTCCTCTTCTTTGTTAGAATGTAACTCATTCATCAACAAGTTCTAACACTTCTTCTTATTACATCTAACAGTCCAGAAGGAATTGAGAAACTTTGCTCCAGTTTGGAAGTTCCTCATACCGATATCAGGATCTTGATGCTAGCTTGGTAACCcattattcttcttctttatatgTTTTGGTTCCGAGCACAAGTGCATATCCTTTATACCTTTTTTCTAACTCGCTTTTTACAGGAGAATGAAGGCTGAAAGACAAGGTTACTTCACCAAGGTAATAACACTGGCTCCACGATGATACGTCAAACCATTGAATCACAaaccttttttttcctttgataTTTGAAGATTAGGTACTTCTTGTTTattactttctttttttgtgtaTGATCTTAACTCGTTTTGTACACACCTATAATAGGGTGAATGGAGAATAGGACTCAAGGCTTTAAAAGTTGACACGATCGGTAAATTGAAGAAAGCCCTTCCAGAACTCGAGAAAGAGGTTCATTGCTTGATCTCTTTATTTAACATTGATTAGCATCTTCTTGATATCATAAGACCGTCTCTAAGACTCTAACCCATCTATATCTTTAACATAATAGAGTTTctcaattttagaaaataaatatagagaaaaatatataagtgAATTGGAGATACTCTAAAGATTAAATTGTGTTAATGTTTCTTCGTTATTTCAGGTCAGAGAGCCATTAAATTTTCGAGATTTTTATGCTTATGCCTTCCAGTATTGTTTGACAGGTAATATCATCTACCACTGCCTTATAAACATGAAACTATATGATTTGTGTGACATCTGATACaataattattattgttattattatccATGCAGAAGACAAACAAAAGTTCTTAGACACTGAGACTATATGTCAACTCCTAGATATGGTCTTAGGATCAACATTCCGTGCCCAGGTTGACTACCTTATAGACTACCTAAAGGTTTGGCTCCACCTTTTTGTCTTCAaacatcttctttatctatcTTCAAAGTGGTTGTCAGTTGTATAATTTCATTATGAACAGATCCAGAAGGATTACAAAGTCATCAGCATGGACCAATGGAGGGGATTCTGTCGATTCTGCAATGAGGTACTTCTCCTTCGTCCTTGATGGCCATCTTCTTCAACCAAATGTATTTGCATCTAATGTGAGTTGTTTTTGCATTGCAGATAAGTTTCCCAGACATGACCAACTACAATCTAGAACTTGCTTGGCCATCAATTCTTGACGACTTTTTTGAGTGGTTGCGCGAAAAACAAGCCTGAAAGTTACACAATCACAGTCAAATAACTTTGAATTTGAGTATTGTTTACCCACCCTTGATGAACACATAATGCTTGCCATATATATGAGTTTCTATATTCAAATGTTTTGCTCTTGTCTTAAGGTTTGGTGTTGTTGGCTCATGTTGCTTTTTCATcattaaatttaatttgtttgcaaattatatttaattattttaaaatttcttgaATAAATACTGCTGAAAGTGATATATCAGTTTAAAAGGTTTATGGAATATATTCTCCTTATAGTTTCATATAAAGTCAAGTCCATAGAttgattcttcttttttactttACTTCTTTAACAAGATTACAAAGCACAACTGCAActagttaaaaagaaaagattaaaaGTGAATTTTATTGATGGTCAAGTGGTGGAAGAGCTGAGAATCAATGTCGATGAAGGTTGCATGGCACGACGAGGACGCCTTTTCCTGCTTCGGCCACGAACTTGAACTGAAGGAGATGAAGATGATGGCGAAGGTGTATCAGTAGTAGACCTCTCTCTTCTTGATACACTCGTCAGTTTCTTCGTGTTAGCTTCTGCCTCACATGTTTTGTCTTGGTTGACTCGATTGTCCGCGAGCTTGGTCGCGTTTATGGTTGCAGGAAGTACACAGTTGCATATGAATCCTATATTTTTAACATGGAGCAAGGAAACAGAGTCTTTTCAAGAATGTTCAAAAATGCATTATGATGTGAAACTTAAAGCCAAGCCCAAGTCATACTATATGTATCAATAAACCCACAAGCTGAACTTGGTGCACAAGCATCTTTCAAGCAGAACTTGGTTCACAATCTAGGGCTGTATCGATAATTCTTAAAGCTAGACTCGGTTTTCACTTGGCTATGCTCAGAACCGGCTCTGGTTTTTTGTTCAATAACTTAACCATCCCATTATTCTACATGTAACCAAAAGCTAGTGAATATTAGCATCACTACAAACATTAGTTACCAGCTTCAGTaagaaataaaccaaaaatgtaAAGAATCGAGGGGTGTTACCAAAGAGTTTACCGATTCTTGCAAGACGGTTAACCCAACTAGGAATTGGATTCCCGGTTAACTTCATACAAGTGTCGTCGCAGAAGTGGTTGCAGTTGTTGGTGATGAGATTGTAAGAACTTCCTTTATACTTGTCTGCAAGTTGATCCATCGTAGCTCTCACTTCCAATGGCCCAAGATCCGTTTTACCAATCAAAATTGATttcctaaacgtaaacccttcGCATTGCTTCGGTTCTCCTTCGAATATTCCAGTACTTGGATATTCATGAGCTCCAAAAGCATACTCTATACCAtgaactatataaaaatatatatattgtaaagcTAAATTCTtcaagaaaacataataaagATTATTTGCAACAGAGTTTCGTGTTCTATGACTTAAATTCTGAAGAAAATCCGATCAAGATTGatattatatttactaaaatCACTATTTAGATCTAAAACCTGAATATCAAGTTTCAGGAAAATGAAAAGACAAGAGTCACAAAGACTTACCTTCAACACCAGAGTGGTAAACACCAAGACCAAACCAGTAAGCGTAGCCATTGATGGGAGTTAGATCGTACACATTGAGATACACAGGAACATTTCCTCTATCCACGACGCTTGAGTTTTTCCTGCAGAGCATTTTAAGGCAGAGTATCACCGGCGGCAGTAAGTTCTGACGGTGGAAGATGACTGGTTCTATATAAACTATCCGAGTTGATGACAATGTACTCTTTTCAGTTTAGcataaaaattatacaaaatgcCAACGATGTTGTCTTAAAAAGTtgaagacgaagacgaagaaAAGACTTGGTTTAGCTAATTAGTTTCCGAATCTTATACTATAAGTTAATGCCTAACGATAtacttctataaataaatacaattttgtttttagaaatatattttattttcacttgGCAATAtctattatgatttttttcataaacGAGACCATCATGATTCATGAAC comes from the Brassica napus cultivar Da-Ae chromosome A7, Da-Ae, whole genome shotgun sequence genome and includes:
- the LOC106353380 gene encoding DCN1-like protein 4, translating into MPPRSASKPSKKRSNPDSVTSSATGPVPSASSKKKASKEVDGTDKLFDKYANASSGVIDPEGIEKLCSSLEVPHTDIRILMLAWRMKAERQGYFTKGEWRIGLKALKVDTIGKLKKALPELEKEVREPLNFRDFYAYAFQYCLTEDKQKFLDTETICQLLDMVLGSTFRAQVDYLIDYLKIQKDYKVISMDQWRGFCRFCNEISFPDMTNYNLELAWPSILDDFFEWLREKQA
- the LOC106353379 gene encoding deSI-like protein At4g17486 isoform X1 codes for the protein MLCRKNSSVVDRGNVPVYLNVYDLTPINGYAYWFGLGVYHSGVEVHGIEYAFGAHEYPSTGIFEGEPKQCEGFTFRKSILIGKTDLGPLEVRATMDQLADKYKGSSYNLITNNCNHFCDDTCMKLTGNPIPSWVNRLARIGKLFGFICNCVLPATINATKLADNRVNQDKTCEAEANTKKLTSVSRRERSTTDTPSPSSSSPSVQVRGRSRKRRPRRAMQPSSTLILSSSTT
- the LOC106353379 gene encoding deSI-like protein At4g17486 isoform X2, with amino-acid sequence MLCRKNSSVVDRGNVPVYLNVYDLTPINGYAYWFGLGVYHSGVEVHGIEYAFGAHEYPSTGIFEGEPKQCEGFTFRKSILIGKTDLGPLEVRATMDQLADKYKGSSYNLITNNCNHFCDDTCMKLTGNPIPSWVNRLARIGFICNCVLPATINATKLADNRVNQDKTCEAEANTKKLTSVSRRERSTTDTPSPSSSSPSVQVRGRSRKRRPRRAMQPSSTLILSSSTT